In one Pseudomonas sp. SCA2728.1_7 genomic region, the following are encoded:
- a CDS encoding TetR/AcrR family transcriptional regulator, with product MSTIRERNKELILRAASEEFADKGFAATKTSDIAAKAGLPKPNVYYYFKSKENLYREVLESIIVPILQASTPFNPDGVPSEVLSGYIRSKIRISRDLPFASKVFASEIMHGAPHLSADLVEQLNGQAKHNIDCIQSWIDRGQIAPIDPNHLMFSIWAATQTYADFDWQISAITGKDKLDEADYEAAAQTIIRLVLKGCEPD from the coding sequence ATGAGCACAATCCGCGAGCGCAACAAAGAACTGATCCTGCGTGCCGCCAGTGAGGAGTTTGCCGACAAGGGCTTCGCTGCGACCAAAACCAGCGACATCGCCGCCAAGGCGGGATTGCCCAAGCCCAACGTCTACTACTACTTCAAGTCCAAGGAAAACCTCTACCGCGAGGTATTGGAAAGCATCATCGTGCCGATTTTGCAGGCCTCGACCCCGTTCAATCCGGACGGCGTACCGAGCGAAGTGCTGAGTGGTTACATCCGCTCGAAGATCCGCATCTCCCGCGATCTGCCGTTCGCTTCGAAAGTGTTCGCCAGCGAAATCATGCACGGCGCCCCGCACCTGAGCGCCGACCTGGTCGAGCAGCTCAACGGCCAGGCCAAGCACAACATCGACTGCATCCAGAGCTGGATCGACCGCGGGCAAATCGCCCCGATCGACCCGAATCACCTGATGTTCAGCATCTGGGCCGCGACCCAGACCTACGCCGACTTCGACTGGCAGATTTCTGCCATCACGGGGAAGGACAAGCTGGACGAAGCGGATTATGAAGCGGCGGCGCAGACGATTATCCGGTTGGTGTTGAAGGGGTGTGAACCGGACTGA
- a CDS encoding heme-binding protein: MSALTLKVAVKLVNEAINAGRGINAAPLTIAVLDTGGHLITLQREDGASLLRPNIAIGKAWGAIALGKGSRLLALDAQQRPAFIAALNSMGQGSVVPAPGGVLIRDQAGNVLGAIGISGDLSDIDEQVAIRAVEALELKADAGVAA; encoded by the coding sequence ATGAGCGCTTTAACCTTGAAAGTCGCAGTCAAGCTGGTCAACGAAGCCATCAATGCAGGGCGCGGCATCAACGCCGCGCCGCTGACCATCGCGGTACTCGATACCGGCGGCCACCTGATCACCCTGCAACGTGAAGATGGCGCCAGCCTGCTGCGCCCGAACATCGCCATCGGCAAAGCCTGGGGCGCGATCGCCCTAGGCAAGGGCTCACGCCTGCTGGCACTGGACGCACAACAACGTCCGGCGTTTATTGCCGCACTCAACAGCATGGGCCAGGGCAGCGTCGTGCCGGCACCGGGTGGTGTGTTGATTCGGGATCAGGCGGGGAACGTGCTGGGCGCGATCGGGATTAGCGGTGATCTGTCGGATATTGATGAGCAGGTGGCGATCAGGGCGGTGGAGGCGTTGGAGTTGAAGGCGGATGCGGGGGTGGCTGCTTGA
- a CDS encoding VacJ family lipoprotein: MAKYLLLMAALLCAGVAQADNSKANAPVVVDSDGFKEPLSKLKFNPGLDQREFERSTLNALNVYDPLESWNRRVYHFNYRFDQWVFLPVVDGYRYITPSFVRTGVSNFFNNLGDVPNLVNSLLQFKGQRSMETTARLLLNTTIGIAGLWDPATAMGLPRQSEDFGQTLGFYGVPGGAYFVLPIFGPSNIRDTAGLAVDYTAESAINFLNVSEVSSNHPEIWALRAVDKRYQTSFRYGQMNSPFEYEKVRYVYTEARKLQIAE; the protein is encoded by the coding sequence GTGGCTAAATATCTCCTGCTGATGGCAGCGCTCCTCTGCGCAGGCGTGGCCCAGGCCGACAACAGTAAAGCCAACGCGCCAGTGGTCGTCGACAGCGACGGCTTCAAGGAACCGCTGTCCAAACTCAAATTCAACCCGGGGCTGGATCAGCGCGAATTCGAGCGCTCAACGCTCAACGCGCTAAACGTCTACGACCCGCTGGAATCGTGGAACCGCCGGGTTTACCACTTCAACTATCGTTTCGACCAATGGGTGTTCCTGCCGGTGGTCGATGGCTACCGTTACATCACGCCAAGCTTCGTGCGTACCGGGGTGAGCAACTTCTTCAACAACCTCGGTGACGTGCCGAACCTGGTCAACAGCCTGTTGCAGTTCAAAGGCCAGCGCTCGATGGAAACCACCGCGCGCCTGCTGCTCAACACCACCATCGGCATCGCCGGCCTGTGGGATCCGGCCACCGCCATGGGCCTGCCGCGTCAGAGCGAAGACTTCGGCCAGACGTTGGGCTTCTACGGTGTACCGGGTGGCGCCTACTTCGTACTGCCGATCTTCGGCCCGTCGAACATCCGTGACACCGCAGGCCTGGCCGTCGATTACACGGCCGAATCGGCGATCAACTTCCTCAACGTCTCGGAAGTCAGCTCCAACCACCCGGAAATCTGGGCCCTGCGCGCGGTCGACAAGCGTTATCAGACCAGCTTCCGTTATGGCCAGATGAACTCGCCGTTCGAGTACGAGAAAGTGCGTTACGTGTACACCGAAGCGCGTAAGTTGCAGATCGCCGAGTAG
- a CDS encoding glycine betaine ABC transporter substrate-binding protein, protein MKMRRLLGASAALVLAMSSTFASAEKQTLNIGYVDGWSDSVATTHVAAEVIKQKLGYDVKLQAVATGIMWQGVATGKLDAMLSAWLPVTHGEYWTKNKDLVVDYGPNFKDAKIGLIVPEYVKAKSIEDLKTDDTFKNRIVGIDAGSGVMLKTDQAIKDYGLDKYSLKASSGAGMIAELTRAEKKNESIAVTGWVPHWMFAKWKLRFLDDPKGVYGAAETVNSIGSKELATKAPEVAKFLKNFQWASKDEIGEVMLAIQDGAKPDAAAKDWVAKHPDRVADWTK, encoded by the coding sequence ATGAAGATGCGACGACTTTTAGGCGCAAGTGCTGCTCTGGTGCTTGCGATGAGTTCCACGTTCGCCAGTGCAGAAAAACAGACCCTGAACATCGGTTACGTTGACGGCTGGTCCGACAGCGTCGCGACCACTCACGTGGCGGCCGAAGTGATCAAGCAGAAACTCGGCTACGACGTGAAACTGCAAGCCGTTGCCACCGGGATCATGTGGCAGGGCGTGGCCACCGGCAAACTCGACGCCATGCTCTCGGCCTGGCTGCCAGTGACCCACGGCGAATACTGGACGAAGAACAAGGATCTGGTCGTCGATTACGGCCCGAACTTCAAGGATGCAAAAATCGGCCTGATCGTACCGGAGTATGTAAAAGCCAAGTCGATCGAAGACCTGAAAACCGATGACACCTTCAAGAATCGCATCGTCGGTATCGACGCCGGTTCAGGCGTCATGCTCAAGACCGATCAGGCGATCAAGGATTACGGCCTCGACAAATACAGCCTCAAAGCCAGTTCCGGCGCCGGCATGATCGCCGAGCTGACCCGTGCCGAGAAGAAAAACGAATCCATCGCCGTGACCGGTTGGGTGCCGCACTGGATGTTCGCCAAGTGGAAACTGCGCTTCCTCGACGACCCGAAAGGCGTATACGGCGCAGCTGAAACCGTGAACAGCATCGGCAGCAAAGAACTGGCAACCAAAGCGCCGGAAGTGGCCAAGTTCCTGAAGAACTTCCAGTGGGCGTCGAAAGACGAAATCGGCGAAGTCATGCTGGCGATTCAGGACGGTGCCAAGCCTGACGCAGCGGCCAAGGATTGGGTCGCCAAGCACCCGGATCGCGTGGCTGACTGGACTAAATAA
- a CDS encoding beta (1-6) glucans synthase: MQVTCVALQPLGLTMSATSRFPFLPYLFTCLLGLFALGGFWYGLGQPVILPDAATPTHKLQCASYTPFDKDQSPFDVPFKLRPERMDADLALLATRFECIRTYSMTGLEALPDLARKHGLKLMIGAWVNSNPVDTEKEVDLLIKSANANPDVVSAVIVGNEALLRKEVTGAQLAKLINKVKSQVKQPVTYADVWEFWLKHPEIAPAVDFLTIHLLPYWEDDPSNIDVALQHVADVRQVFGNKFAPKDVMIGETGWPSEGRQRETALPSRVNEAKFIRGFVAMAEKEGWHYNLIEAFDQPWKRGSEGAVGGYWGLFDADRQDKGVLAGPVTNVPFWKEWLAVGGLIFLGTLILGGRVRTTRSALVLPLLGALAACSIGAWGDLARVTTRFASEWLWVGLLTTLNLLVLAHAALTLSARAGWRERAFNLLERRAGWLVAAAGFAAAVMMLEMVFDPRYRSFASMAFVLPALVYLCRPVSVPRREIALLTFIVGAGIAPQLYQEGLQNQQAWGWALVSGLMVGALWRCLRVHKI; this comes from the coding sequence ATGCAGGTAACATGCGTCGCTTTGCAGCCACTCGGCCTGACCATGTCCGCGACTTCCCGTTTTCCCTTTCTGCCTTATCTCTTCACCTGCCTGCTGGGGCTGTTTGCACTGGGTGGCTTCTGGTACGGCCTCGGCCAACCGGTGATCCTGCCGGACGCAGCGACCCCAACGCATAAATTGCAGTGCGCCTCCTACACCCCGTTCGATAAAGATCAGTCGCCGTTCGACGTGCCGTTCAAACTGCGCCCGGAGCGCATGGACGCCGATCTCGCATTGCTGGCGACACGCTTTGAGTGCATTCGCACTTATTCGATGACGGGCCTGGAAGCGCTGCCGGATCTGGCGCGCAAACATGGCTTGAAATTGATGATCGGCGCGTGGGTCAACAGCAATCCGGTGGACACCGAGAAAGAAGTCGACCTGCTGATCAAATCGGCCAACGCCAACCCGGACGTGGTCAGCGCGGTAATCGTCGGCAACGAAGCGCTGCTGCGCAAAGAAGTCACCGGCGCGCAACTGGCGAAGCTGATCAACAAGGTCAAGAGCCAGGTCAAGCAACCGGTCACCTATGCCGATGTCTGGGAATTCTGGCTCAAGCATCCGGAAATCGCGCCGGCGGTGGACTTCCTGACCATTCACCTGCTGCCGTACTGGGAAGATGATCCGTCGAACATCGACGTCGCCCTGCAGCATGTCGCGGATGTGCGCCAAGTATTCGGTAATAAGTTCGCACCGAAAGACGTAATGATCGGCGAAACCGGCTGGCCGAGCGAAGGCCGTCAGCGCGAGACCGCCCTGCCGAGTCGGGTCAATGAAGCCAAATTCATTCGTGGTTTTGTCGCGATGGCCGAGAAGGAAGGCTGGCATTACAACCTGATCGAAGCCTTCGACCAGCCGTGGAAGCGCGGCAGTGAAGGCGCGGTCGGTGGATATTGGGGTTTGTTTGACGCCGATCGTCAGGACAAAGGCGTACTCGCGGGACCGGTGACGAATGTGCCGTTCTGGAAAGAGTGGCTGGCGGTCGGTGGGCTGATTTTCCTTGGCACGCTGATCCTTGGCGGTCGCGTTCGCACCACGCGTTCGGCGCTGGTATTGCCGCTGCTGGGCGCCCTCGCCGCCTGCTCCATCGGCGCCTGGGGCGATCTGGCGCGGGTGACTACGCGGTTTGCCAGTGAGTGGCTGTGGGTCGGCTTGCTGACGACGTTGAATCTGTTGGTGTTGGCACACGCTGCGCTGACGCTGAGCGCGCGTGCCGGCTGGCGTGAGCGGGCGTTCAATCTACTGGAGCGCCGTGCCGGCTGGCTGGTTGCGGCGGCAGGTTTTGCTGCGGCGGTGATGATGCTGGAGATGGTGTTTGATCCGCGTTATCGCAGCTTTGCAAGCATGGCGTTTGTGCTGCCGGCGCTGGTTTATCTGTGCCGTCCGGTCAGTGTGCCGCGTCGCGAGATTGCCCTGCTGACGTTTATTGTCGGGGCGGGGATTGCGCCGCAGTTGTATCAGGAAGGGTTGCAGAATCAGCAGGCGTGGGGCTGGGCGTTGGTGAGTGGCTTGATGGTGGGTGCGTTGTGGCGCTGCCTGCGGGTTCACAAGATTTAA
- a CDS encoding transposase, with the protein MPDLPAAHKLRVGRYTEVSRIYLLTSTTYQRKPIFTNFALGKLVADQFRHAQDSGLVSSLAWVVMPDHFHWLIELQRGSLSEVMQKTKSLSTKAVRQATGGTSILWQRGFHDRALRREDDLVKMARYVVANPLRAGLVEKLGDYPLWDAIWV; encoded by the coding sequence ATGCCGGATCTACCTGCTGCACATAAATTGCGAGTCGGGCGCTATACCGAAGTCAGTCGAATCTACCTGTTAACCAGCACCACTTATCAACGAAAGCCGATCTTCACGAATTTTGCTTTGGGCAAACTTGTCGCTGATCAATTCCGCCACGCGCAAGATTCAGGGCTGGTGAGCTCATTAGCCTGGGTAGTGATGCCAGATCATTTCCATTGGTTGATTGAATTGCAACGAGGTTCATTGAGTGAGGTAATGCAAAAAACCAAATCGTTGAGTACCAAGGCTGTCAGGCAAGCTACCGGTGGAACCAGCATTCTCTGGCAGAGAGGGTTTCATGATCGCGCGCTGAGGCGGGAAGACGATTTGGTGAAAATGGCGCGTTATGTCGTGGCCAACCCGTTGCGGGCCGGGCTGGTGGAGAAGCTTGGCGACTATCCGCTGTGGGATGCTATTTGGGTTTGA
- a CDS encoding DUF808 domain-containing protein: protein MAGSSLLVLVDDIATVLDDVALMSKMAAKKTAGVLGDDLALNAQQVSGVRAEREIPVVWAVAKGSFVNKLILVPSALAISAFVPWLVTPLLMVGGAYLCFEGFEKLAHKFLHSAAEDEAEHAQLTEAVADPATDLVAYEKDKIKGAIRTDFILSAEIIAITLGTVATASLTQQVIVMSGIAIVMTVGVYGLVAGIVKLDDLGLWLTQKPGQFAKKVGSAILSAAPYMMKTLSVVGTAAMFLVGGGILTHGVPVVHDWIEGVGAAAGSVGFAVPMLLNGVAGIIAGAVVLAVVSVVGKIWRAIKG from the coding sequence ATGGCAGGAAGCAGTTTGCTGGTGCTGGTCGACGATATTGCCACCGTGCTGGATGACGTGGCGTTGATGAGCAAAATGGCCGCCAAGAAGACCGCCGGCGTACTCGGCGACGATCTGGCGCTCAACGCCCAGCAGGTCTCCGGCGTGCGTGCCGAGCGGGAAATTCCCGTAGTCTGGGCCGTGGCCAAGGGCTCGTTTGTCAACAAGCTGATTCTGGTGCCATCGGCGCTGGCGATCAGTGCATTCGTGCCGTGGCTGGTGACGCCGTTGTTGATGGTCGGTGGTGCGTACTTGTGTTTCGAGGGCTTCGAGAAGCTCGCGCACAAGTTTCTGCACAGTGCGGCTGAAGATGAAGCCGAACATGCGCAACTGACTGAGGCGGTAGCCGATCCGGCGACCGATCTGGTGGCGTACGAGAAGGACAAGATCAAAGGCGCGATTCGCACCGACTTCATCCTCTCGGCGGAAATCATCGCGATTACGCTCGGCACCGTGGCAACTGCCTCGCTGACTCAGCAAGTGATTGTCATGTCCGGCATTGCGATTGTGATGACAGTGGGCGTGTATGGCCTGGTGGCGGGTATCGTCAAACTCGACGATCTCGGTTTGTGGCTGACCCAGAAGCCTGGGCAGTTCGCCAAGAAAGTCGGCAGCGCCATTCTCAGCGCAGCACCGTACATGATGAAGACCTTGTCGGTGGTTGGTACGGCGGCGATGTTCCTGGTCGGCGGCGGCATCCTCACTCACGGCGTGCCGGTGGTGCATGACTGGATTGAAGGCGTAGGCGCAGCGGCCGGCAGTGTCGGGTTTGCGGTGCCGATGTTGCTCAATGGTGTGGCGGGGATTATCGCCGGGGCAGTGGTGTTGGCGGTGGTTTCCGTTGTCGGCAAGATCTGGCGCGCGATCAAAGGCTGA
- a CDS encoding serine/threonine protein kinase: MLRSLRFAALFSGLILSASALAVDIDAASYGYPLTNPFEATIATTPPDLRPELPLDDDINQSDRSLTLRPEREFILPDNFWAVKKLTYRIATQDKPAPLIFLIAGTGARYDSTLNEYLKKLYYKAGYHVVQLSSPTSFDFISAASRFATPGVTKEDAEDMYRVMQAVRAQNPKLPVTEYYLTGYSLGALDAAFVAHLDETRRSFNFKKVLLLNPPVNLYTSVTNLDKLVQTEVKGINTSTTFYELVLSKLTRYFQQKGYIDLNDALLYDFQQSKQHLTNEQMAMLIGTSFRFSAADIAFTSDLINRRGLITPPKFPITEGTSLTPFLKRALQCDFDCYLTDQVIPMWRARTDGGSLLQLIDQVSLYALKDYLHDSPKIAVMHNADDVILGPGDLGFLRKTFGDRLTVYPLGGHCGNINYRVNSDAMLEFFRG; the protein is encoded by the coding sequence ATGCTCCGTTCCTTGCGCTTCGCCGCGCTGTTCAGCGGCCTTATTCTGAGTGCGTCCGCACTGGCGGTGGATATCGACGCCGCCAGTTATGGCTACCCCCTGACCAACCCGTTCGAGGCGACCATCGCCACGACGCCACCGGACTTGCGCCCGGAATTGCCGCTGGACGACGACATCAATCAGTCGGACCGAAGCCTGACGTTGCGTCCGGAACGAGAGTTCATCCTGCCGGACAACTTCTGGGCGGTGAAAAAGCTCACCTACCGCATCGCCACCCAGGACAAACCAGCACCGCTGATCTTCCTGATCGCCGGCACCGGCGCGCGCTATGACAGCACGCTCAACGAATACCTGAAAAAGCTCTACTACAAGGCCGGCTACCACGTCGTGCAATTGTCGTCGCCAACCAGTTTCGACTTCATCAGCGCCGCCTCGCGTTTCGCCACCCCGGGCGTAACCAAGGAAGACGCCGAAGACATGTACCGGGTGATGCAGGCCGTGCGCGCGCAGAATCCCAAGCTGCCAGTCACCGAGTATTACCTGACCGGTTACAGCCTCGGTGCTCTGGATGCCGCGTTCGTTGCGCATCTGGACGAGACGCGCCGCAGCTTCAACTTCAAGAAAGTGCTGCTGCTCAATCCGCCGGTCAACCTTTACACCTCGGTGACCAACCTCGACAAACTGGTGCAAACCGAAGTTAAAGGCATCAACACCAGCACCACGTTCTATGAACTGGTGTTGTCCAAGCTGACCCGCTACTTCCAGCAGAAAGGCTACATCGACCTCAACGATGCGCTGCTCTACGACTTCCAGCAGTCCAAGCAGCACCTGACCAACGAACAGATGGCGATGCTGATCGGCACCTCGTTCCGCTTCTCGGCCGCCGACATTGCGTTCACCTCGGACCTGATCAACCGTCGCGGCCTGATTACCCCGCCGAAATTCCCGATCACCGAAGGCACCAGCCTCACGCCGTTCCTCAAGCGTGCGCTGCAGTGCGACTTCGACTGCTACCTGACCGATCAGGTGATTCCGATGTGGCGCGCGCGCACCGATGGCGGCAGCCTGCTGCAACTGATCGATCAGGTCAGCCTGTATGCGCTCAAGGATTACCTGCACGACAGCCCGAAAATCGCCGTGATGCACAACGCCGATGACGTGATCCTCGGCCCGGGCGACCTCGGGTTCCTGCGCAAGACCTTCGGTGATCGCCTGACCGTTTACCCACTGGGCGGCCATTGCGGCAACATTAACTACCGCGTCAACAGCGACGCCATGCTGGAGTTCTTCCGTGGCTAA